ACCTTGAGTTTACCCCTCCGGTTTTCGGCGCAACCTGCGAACCTACCAAGGTCGGTGATCCGGTGGCTGTTCCGGGTAAAGAAAAATATATGGAAGGGGTCAACAAGGTTAAGGATCTGATTGCCGACGGTGAGTGCATTCAGGTGGTCCTTTCCACCCGTTTCTCTGCGCCGTTCAGCGGCAATTCCTTTGATCTCTACCGCCGACTGCGTCAGGCCAATCCTTCTCCGTTCATGTTTTATATGAAGTTCAGCCGCGAAGAAATTCTGCTCGGCTCATCCCCGGAAGTCATGGCCCGCTGCGAAAAGGGCAGGCTGGAAGTACGGCCCATCGCCGGAACCCGTCCGCGCGGCAAGGATGCTGCCGGGGATCGCAAGTTTGCTGAGGAGCTGCTCGCAGATCCCAAGGAAATTGCCGAACATGTCATGCTGGTCGATCTCGGCCGCAACGATCTCGGACGTATTGCCAAACCCGGTTCCGTTTCTGTGGAGAAATTCAAGCAGATCGAATACTTCAGCCACGTTATGCATATTACTTCCTACGTGGAAGCGGACCTGCGTGACGATCACGATGCCATCGACGTCTTGCAGGCCACCTTCCCGGCGGGAACCCTTTCCGGTGCCCCGAAAATCCGGGCCATGGAAATAATCTCCGAGATTGAGGAAGTTCCGCGCGGGCCTTACGGCGGCTGCATCGGTTTCATCGGTCTGGACAAGGATACCGTGAACCTTGATACCGGGATCACCATCCGTTCCATGTGGATTCGGGACGGCAAGTGCCATTGGCAGGCCGGGGCCGGGATCGTTTATGATTCCGATCCTGAAATGGAATGGAAGGAATGCAACAACAAGGCAAGGGTTCTGAAGGAAATTCTGCAGTCGGAGGGCGGTGATGTTTTTACTCGTAGATAATTTTGATTCTTTCACCTTCAATCTGGTGCAGGCTTTCCAGCAGCTCGGTGCTGATCCGCTGGTGCTGCGCAATGACCGTGAGGAAATCCTCGAGCTGGCCGAATCCGGCAAGCTGGAGCGGGTTGTTCTTTCCCCCGGACCGAGCAACCCGGAAAACGCAGGGCTGTCCCTTGAGTTCCTCTCCCGGCTGCCCAAGGAAATTCCGGTACTCGGCGTCTGTCTCGGTCACCAGACCCTCGGCCATTTCGGAGGGGCTTCTGTTGTTCGCGCCGGGCGGATCATGCATGGCAAGACTTCTGACATTCATCACAAGAATGAAGGCATTTTCACTGGACTGGATAATCCGTTCAACGTCTGCCGCTACCATTCACTGGTGGTCAACGTGGACGAAGCCCCGGACAAGCTGGAGCTGACCGCATGGACTGATCAGGATGAAGTCATGGGCTTGCGTTATAAAGACCGTCCGTGGACAGGCTTGCAGTTCCACCCGGAGTCTATTTTGACCCCGGATGGTCCGAAGCTGCTGAAGAACTTTTTGGATGGAAATATTTAAAGGCATGCCTCCGGCGGCCAAAGAACCCTTTTGGAAAAGGGTTCTCTGGACTCTCCTAAAACTTTTATTAAGCTTCGCATACACGAGGATATTAATATGTCACAGATAGTAACAGAAGCACTGACTGCACTGAGCGCAGGTCAGGACCTGACCACTGAACAGGCTGATGCGGTCTTTGAGGAACTCTTTTCCGGTGAAATGACTCAGGCCCAAGCGGGCGCACTGCTCATGGGCCTTAGAATCAAAGGTGAAAAAGCGGTGGAAGTTGCAGCGGGAGTGCGTGCGGCCCTGCGTGAAGCCAAGCTGATCAAGGGTATTAACAG
This is a stretch of genomic DNA from Desulfovibrio sp. JC010. It encodes these proteins:
- a CDS encoding anthranilate synthase component I family protein, whose protein sequence is MKIELTQYGKWLPADTQTPISLYLGLVGDASGILLESAEVDGRMGRYSLIAWDFRLKLAPVNGKLSVECADSRLAGLASYSGMDFLDGMRAVMKALHLTPQPEVGELPALTRGLYGTLGYGIAGMLEPKLKDKLPADDAEVKLALPGKVVLFDHLKHSCCFLSIDKDADLEFTPPVFGATCEPTKVGDPVAVPGKEKYMEGVNKVKDLIADGECIQVVLSTRFSAPFSGNSFDLYRRLRQANPSPFMFYMKFSREEILLGSSPEVMARCEKGRLEVRPIAGTRPRGKDAAGDRKFAEELLADPKEIAEHVMLVDLGRNDLGRIAKPGSVSVEKFKQIEYFSHVMHITSYVEADLRDDHDAIDVLQATFPAGTLSGAPKIRAMEIISEIEEVPRGPYGGCIGFIGLDKDTVNLDTGITIRSMWIRDGKCHWQAGAGIVYDSDPEMEWKECNNKARVLKEILQSEGGDVFTRR
- a CDS encoding aminodeoxychorismate/anthranilate synthase component II, translated to MFLLVDNFDSFTFNLVQAFQQLGADPLVLRNDREEILELAESGKLERVVLSPGPSNPENAGLSLEFLSRLPKEIPVLGVCLGHQTLGHFGGASVVRAGRIMHGKTSDIHHKNEGIFTGLDNPFNVCRYHSLVVNVDEAPDKLELTAWTDQDEVMGLRYKDRPWTGLQFHPESILTPDGPKLLKNFLDGNI